The following is a genomic window from Armatimonadota bacterium.
TGGGATCGTCAAAGGGCAGATTCGCGGTCAGCTCACCGAGGCCTTTGCAGCCGGCTTCCTTCCACTCCTCGAAGATCCACGAGAAGTCGGCGTCCGGGGAATGCCCGCTGCGCGGGTCGAGGTTGCAGAACGGGATGATGCGGTCGGGATGCCGGCGATATACGTCGAGCACGTCGTCGGTGTCGAAGGGAAACATGAAGCATTCCGGTGTCATGCCGAGGGGCAGAATGACGGCCTGGGAGATGCCGAGTTCATCCATGCGCCGGAGCAATTCGTCTTCCGTCATCTCCGGCTCTTCGCGCATGCCCCATCTGCCCAAATGCGTATGGATGTCAATCAGTGGCATTGTCTCTCCCCATGCCTGCGGTGAAACCCAGGCTCGATTCGATGATACGGCGTATTCTGTGGGCGAGGCGCAGGCCCTGCTCTTTGGGCAACAGCCCGAGGCTANNNNNNNNNNNNNNNNNNNNNNNNNNNNNNNNNNNNNNNNNNNNNNNNNNNNNNNNNNNNNNNNNNNNNNNNNNNNNNNNNNNNNNNNNNNNNNNNNNNNCCTTGGGGCTGACCCATACCAGTTCCCAGTTGCGCGCCTCCTCGGCGTGCGGCCCGTTCTTGATGTGATCCCAGACGCTGTAGAACTGCCGCAACAGCTCCTCGTAGATCTCGTGGTCGTCGCGGATGGTGTCGAGATTCCCGCCGGTCTCCGTCACCCACATGAAGCAGAACTCCGCGCGGTGGTTCCACGACGCATGGGAGTAGAGGCAGTCCGTGCCCCCGTGGTACTTTGGCGTGCCGGGTGGGGGACCGAATTCGATGGAATGCGAGGCCTTGCGCACGAGTGCCGTGATGCTCGTGCCCATGGTGATGCCGTCCGCCTGCTCCGGCGCGCTGCGCTCGCCGAACTCGGACTGCGCCTCACGTCCCATGCGGAACTCAGCGCCCCCGCGCGCGGCCACATGCCCGTCCCCGCTGGCCTCAATCACCAGTCGACTGACGTTGATGCGCGTGGTGACGAACGTCGCGCAGTCCTCGACGAACACAGCAGTGATGCGACTGCCCGCGACCACCGGCTCCTTCGCCAGGTGCCGTTTGAGCACCCGCACCCCCGCCCGCCGCAGGAAGTCGTGCAGCAGCGAGTCCCACTGCCGCGCGATGTTGTAGTGATGCCCGTGGGTGTGGAGCTTTGCCCGCAGATACGCGGCCTCCTCCTCGATCTCCCCGACGAGGCCGGTCTCGGATGCGTAGGGATGGAACGAATGCGCGCCGGAGATGTGGACGCCGAGGTCGGGAGATGAATTGCCGCCGAGCAGCGCGTCCTTCTCGACCAGGATGACGTCACATCCCAGCCGCCCCGCCTCCACCGCCGCGCAGATCCCCGCCAACCCCGCGCCGATGACCAGCACTTCGCAGCCCAAAGTCTCTTCGACGGGATATGACGCTTGCTCGGTCACGGCTGCTTGCGGCTTTCCCTGGCACCCCACAGATCACAAGGATTATCCGAGATCCGCGACACCTGTGGATTGCGCTTCCGTGGGGCCCGAAGACGGCGCGCCGAAGGGATGCAACCCTCCGCCAATCCGCGTCTACCAGCGGATAGACGTCCCTCTCTGCGTTCTCAGCGATCTCTGCGGTTGCCCCTTGGCGCCATCCCTAGTCCAGCCGGTAATGGCACCCGCGGCTCTCGGGGTTGCGCCGCGCCGCGTCGGTGAGCATGAGAGCCACCTGGATCGCATTGCGCAGGCCGACCACGCTGTCCGACAACTTCGTCTCGCGGTAGAACTGCTCGATGCGATGCTCCAGATAGTTGAGGTCCGCCACCGCGCGGTCGAGCCGCTTCCTCGTGCGCACGATGCCCGCGTAGTTCCACATCGTGCTCTTGATCGCCGACCAGTCCTGGATGATGAGAGCGGGGTCAACTTTTTCGGTCAGCCCGGCGTCGTGCCAACTGGCGACGTGGTCATACGGCGCCTTGTCGGCCGCGAGTCCCCGGCGCGCGATGTCGAGCCCGGCCCGGCGCCCCCACAGCAAAGCCTCGAGCAGGCTCGTGCTGGCGAGGCGATTGGCCCCGTGCAGGCCGGTACAGCTCACCTCGCCGACGCCATACAACCGCTCGATCGCCGTGCGCCCGTGGAGGTCCACCTTGACCCCGCCGCACGCGTAATGCGCGGCGGGCACCACCGGAATCGGTTGCCGCGTGATGTCAATCCCAAAGCTCGCGCACGTCTCGTAAATCGTCGGGAACCGCTCGCGCGGATTCACCTGGAGATCGCTCAGGTCGAGCAGCACGTACGGATCGCCGTTCTTGAGCATCTCCTGATGGATCGCGCGGGCGACGACATCGCGCGGGGCGAGGTCGGCCAGGGGGTGATACTGCCGCATGAACAGATCGCCCCGGCGAGTGCGCAGTACCGCCCCTTCCCCGCGCAGCGATTCCGAGATCAGGAACCCTTCGGCATCGCGGTGATACAGAGCCGTCGGGTGGAACTGAACGTACTCCAGGTTGATGATCTCGGCGCCGGCGCGCGCGGCCATCGCCACACCGTCGCCGCGCACGACCCGCGGGTTCGTCGTGTGCTGGTAGATCTGCCCGAAGCCGCCGGTGGCGAGGACGGTGGCGGCGGCGAAGACGCGTCCGATGACGCCGCGCGAGTTGTCCAGGATATACGCGCCCAGGCATCGGTTGGGCTGGTAGCGGTCGAGCGGGTCGAGCGAATGGTGAGGAATCGTGATTAGGTCAACGGCGGTGCGGTCGGTCAGCAGGCTGACGTTGGGATGTTTGCGCAGCGCCTGAATCAGCGGCTTGGCGACGGCTCGGCCGGTCGCGTCGTCGGCATGGAGGATACGGCGCGTCGAATGCGCAGCCTCCTGGGTCAGGTCGAGGTCGCCCGTCTCGCTGCGCGAGAACTCGACGCCGAGGCGCTTGACGAGCAATTCCTCGACGAGTGCCGGGCCCTCGTGGGCGAGAACCCCAACCGCCCCGGGGTCACAGAGGCCGTCTCCGGTCGCGATGATGTCGCGCGCGAGCAGCTCTGGAGAGTCATCGAGGCCGTGGCCGATGATGCCGCCTTGCGCCTGGGCGGTGCTGGAGTCGAAGATGTCGCCCGTCTTGCTCGTGACGACGACCTTGAGGCCCTCGTCGGCGGCTGCAAGCGCAGTCGCGGCGCCTCCCGCGCCGACACCGATCACCACGCAATCTGTCATCAAGTCCTCAGACAATTCCGCCTACCTTACTGACCGTCCGGCATACGGCCGCCCGCGGCTCGTCGAATGAGGGAAACGTCGCGCCGGGGTCCACACGTCGTTTCGGCGCGGCGCTCCGTGTTTCCTTGCGAGTCTCATACGGCGAAGCCACAAGGGGAGCCAGCACCCCGCGGCGAACCATCCAAGGCCGTTTCGGTCGCAAGCGACATCGCGCTGCCCGTAGTCGTTCAGGGACCGGCCGGAGGAAATGCGCGAATCGTGGAGCGCTTGGCATGAGCGGAGGGCCGCGCCGAACTCTTCCGGACGAGGTCCTTGAGATGCGCACCGAAGCCCATGAGTCATGCGGATAATACAAGGACCTCGATAGCGAGGGTATGCATATCCAGCGATGGAGAACCCTGCGGCTTGGCCGACACAGCTAACGGACTACCTCACCGAGCGCCTCCAGTGCGAGCCCGAGTTGCTCGCGCGCCCCGGCGTGCACCTGGTTGAGGCGCGGCAGCCGCGGCTGCGCGTGTTTCGATATGCGATGCCGCTGTGGATCATGGCCTTCGAGGACACCGCAATCGCGTCGGTTGCGCCTGAGATGGCCTCCGCCGTCGGCAGGATTATCGAGCGTGCGACCGTCGAGCAGCTCCTCCACGCGCCGGTCGTGACGCGCCTCCGGGCCTCCGCGGCCGCACGCGGACCCGTTGACCGGTTCGGGCCCGGGTTATGGCTCTACTGCACCGAGGAGACCTTCACGCAGCGCACGCTGGCCGAGGTGGTGCCGGTCCCCCCCGACCACCCGGAAGGCAAGACCTTGCGCCAACGCCACGGTGGGGAAGTCTTCGGGGTCTTCCGCGGACCAGAGCTGATCTCGAGGTCGAGCATCAAGACGGAGAACGACACGGCGTGGGAGATCGCCGTCACGACCGCCGAGGCCCACCGCCGACACGGCCTGGGCGCCAGCGTCGTCTCGCGCGCCACGGAGTTCATCCTCGCAAGCGGTAAACTGGCGCTGTACAACTGTGACCTCGACAACCATGCCTCGCAAGCGCTGGCCGAATCCCTGGGCTACCGTCTTTTCGCGCGCGATCTCATGTGGACGATCGAGGCGATGTGGATGCAATGGTTCTGGACGGACTAAACAGAGCAGTTCGGCGCGGATCAGCGCTGATGCACAACCGCCCGGGGGGAATAGGTCACAGGCCTAAGGGCGAAAGGCGCGGGCGCAGACCACCGGTTGGGCCGAACCGCGAGGCAGGGCGCCTTACGGGCGAAAGGCGCGGGCGCAGACCGCGTACGCGGCGCGGAACTGGCGCACGATGAAGCTGACCAGTGAAATGGATTCGCTGTCCGCGCTTCTGAAATACGCGCAGCGGCGGAAGTCCTCAGTGAGGCAACAGTCGGCCTGGCAGCTCAACGGAAGGTCGCGCGGCCCCTTGCGCCGAAGGGGGTCGGCGTAACAGACGTTGAGCGTGCACGGCATGGCATAATAGCTCCCGGGATGACTCGATAACCCGAGGCGCGGACAGCTCGTGCCGGGAGCCTGCGTATCGTGTGGGACAATGGTGTAGGCGAGCATCTTCTCTCGCACGGGACGATAATCGCGTCAGCTAGTTTATTCCACACTGCGCGCCACAACATGAGAAGCCGTGGCGGTCTCGCGTATCAGGCGAGGCCGTAGGACGCGTACCTGAAGGCTCGGGACTCCTTCCAGACGAGGTCAACTTAGGCGCACTGGCCCGTGCAGGGCACTTCGCTGATCTGAGCACTTGGCTCGGCTTGTCCTACGAGGAAGTCGGGGTCGGCCGACCGGCGCGCCGCATCCGCGGTCAGTCGCCGCGAGTCCCGTAAACTGGAGGTTATCATGGCCGATGATCTGCACCTGACGCAGGAAGAGTGGGAGGCGCTGGAGCCGCACCTCGCGACCGCCGAGACACATGCCCACGACGAGTTCTTCACCATGGACGATATGCAGCAGATCCTGGGGGATGATCGCACCACCCCCGGCGCCCGGCTGCTCCGGTTGCTCCTGCAAAGCGGCAACGACGAGGCGGTGGCGCTGTTTCGCGCCGCCGAGGTCTACAACCACGAGCTGACCCGCCACGGCTACGCGGCCGCCTTCCGCTGCGGCGTGGGCGCGGCCAAAGCGCGGGAATAGCTCGCGGCGCCGCTCGCGCCTTTGACGCCGCGGAACCGAGGCGCCACTGATCGAACTCGCGCGCCGCGGCGGCTGAAGCCCCGACCAAGGCATCGTGCGGCAAGTTCCTTCCGAATCACGCACTGCCAAAGGAAAGAGACCCTCAACCATGGCTCGCTACGTCACCGTCGCCAGCATATCCCGCAGCCCCATCGAGTTCCAGGGCAACCCGCAGGCGCTCCTCGACAACGCGGCTCACTTCGTCCGACGGGCTAAGCTCTTC
Proteins encoded in this region:
- a CDS encoding FAD-dependent oxidoreductase, with protein sequence MTEQASYPVEETLGCEVLVIGAGLAGICAAVEAGRLGCDVILVEKDALLGGNSSPDLGVHISGAHSFHPYASETGLVGEIEEEAAYLRAKLHTHGHHYNIARQWDSLLHDFLRRAGVRVLKRHLAKEPVVAGSRITAVFVEDCATFVTTRINVSRLVIEASGDGHVAARGGAEFRMGREAQSEFGERSAPEQADGITMGTSITALVRKASHSIEFGPPPGTPKYHGGTDCLYSHASWNHRAEFCFMWVTETGGNLDTIRDDHEIYEELLRQFYSVWDHIKNGPHAEEARNWELVWVSPK
- the nadB gene encoding L-aspartate oxidase — encoded protein: MTDCVVIGVGAGGAATALAAADEGLKVVVTSKTGDIFDSSTAQAQGGIIGHGLDDSPELLARDIIATGDGLCDPGAVGVLAHEGPALVEELLVKRLGVEFSRSETGDLDLTQEAAHSTRRILHADDATGRAVAKPLIQALRKHPNVSLLTDRTAVDLITIPHHSLDPLDRYQPNRCLGAYILDNSRGVIGRVFAAATVLATGGFGQIYQHTTNPRVVRGDGVAMAARAGAEIINLEYVQFHPTALYHRDAEGFLISESLRGEGAVLRTRRGDLFMRQYHPLADLAPRDVVARAIHQEMLKNGDPYVLLDLSDLQVNPRERFPTIYETCASFGIDITRQPIPVVPAAHYACGGVKVDLHGRTAIERLYGVGEVSCTGLHGANRLASTSLLEALLWGRRAGLDIARRGLAADKAPYDHVASWHDAGLTEKVDPALIIQDWSAIKSTMWNYAGIVRTRKRLDRAVADLNYLEHRIEQFYRETKLSDSVVGLRNAIQVALMLTDAARRNPESRGCHYRLD
- a CDS encoding GNAT family N-acetyltransferase; translation: MENPAAWPTQLTDYLTERLQCEPELLARPGVHLVEARQPRLRVFRYAMPLWIMAFEDTAIASVAPEMASAVGRIIERATVEQLLHAPVVTRLRASAAARGPVDRFGPGLWLYCTEETFTQRTLAEVVPVPPDHPEGKTLRQRHGGEVFGVFRGPELISRSSIKTENDTAWEIAVTTAEAHRRHGLGASVVSRATEFILASGKLALYNCDLDNHASQALAESLGYRLFARDLMWTIEAMWMQWFWTD